ACGGTGACGGCGACGGCGACGGCACCACCACTGGCACCGCCCCCGACCCGCGCCCCTCCGCCGACGAGCCGACCGGTGCCCGTACCCCCTGGCTCGACGCCGAGACCGCCCTCACCCTGCTCGCCTCCCCCCTCGCCGGCATGGACACCGCCGACCTGCGCCGCCTCGGCCGCGCCCTGCGCGAGGAGGAGCGGGCCGCCGGGAACCCGCTGCCGCCGCCCTCCGACGAGCTCCTCGCCCAGGCCCTCGCCGAACCCGAGCGCCTGGTGACGCACGACCCGGCGTACGCGCGCGGGGCGCAGCGCCTCGGCGCGCTGCTCCGCAAGGCCCGCGAGCGCCTCGCCGGCGGCGGTACGGCGGAGGAGGCGTTGTGGGACCTGTGGGAGGGCACGCCCTGGCCCACCCGTCTGGAGCGGGCGGCCCGGCGCGGCGGCGCGGCAGGCCGCAACGCGGACCGCGACCTGGACGCGATGTGCGCGCTGTTCGCCACGGCCGCACGCGCGGAGGAGCGCACCGGTGGCCGCGGCGCCCTGAACTTCCTGGAGGAGATCGAGGCCCAGGACATCGCCGCCGACACCCTCACCCGCCGTGCCGTGCGCCCCGACGCCGTCCGCCTGATGACCGCGCACCGCTCCAAGGGCCTGGAGTGGCGGCTGGTCGTCGTCGCCGGCGTCCAGGAGGGCCTGTGGCCCGACCTGCGCCGCCGCGGCTCCCTGCTGGAGGCCGACCGCATCGGCCGGGACGGCCTGGCCGAGCCCCTGACCCCCGGCGCGCTGCTCGCCGAGGAGCGCCGCCTGTTCTACGTGGCCGCCACGCGCGCGCGTGAGCGCCTCGTCGTCACCGCCGTGAAGGCACCGGCCGACGACGGCGACCAGCCCTCCCGTTTCCTGACCGAGCTGGGCGTGGAGCCCCGCGACGTCACCGGACGGCCCCGCCGGCCGCTGTCCGTGGCCGCGCTCGTCGCCGAACTGCGCGCCACCACCGTCGACCCGAACGCCTCGGACCGGCTGCGCGAGGCCGCCGCCCGGCGCCTGGCGCGACTCGCCGCGCTCGCCGACGAGGAAGGACGCCCCCTGGTGCCGTCCGCACACCCCTACCGCTGGTGGGGCATGTTCGAGCCGACCGAGAGCAAGGTGCCGCTGCGCCACCGCGACCAGCCCGTCGTGCTCTCCGGCAGCGCCCTCGACCAGCTCGCCAACACCTGCTCCCTGCAGTGGTTCCTCGGCCGGGAGGTGAAGGCCGACGCGCCCGCCACCACCGCCCAGGGCTTCGGCAACGTCGTCCACGTCCTCGCCGACGAGGTCGCCTCCGGCCGTACCCCGGCCGACCTCGACGTCCTGATGGAACGCCTGGACTCGGTGTGGAACGCGCTGGCCTTCGACGCGCCCTGGAAGTCGGCGCAGGAGAAGGACAACGCGCGCGTGGCGCTCGAACGCTTCCTCAACTGGCACGTCCTGAACCGCACCGGCCGCACCCCGGTGGCCAGCGAACAGGACTTCGACGTCACCCTCGAAGCGGGCGACTACCAGGTCCGCATCCGCGGCCAGATGGACCGCGTCGAGGCCGACGCCGAGGGCCGCGCCTACGTCGTCGACTTCAAGACCGGCAAGCAGGCACCCAGCGCCGCCGAGGTGGCCCGTCACCCGCAGCTCGCCGTCTACCAGCTCGCCGTGAGCGAGGGCGCCGTCGACAGCGCCTTCGACGGCGCGCGCCCCGAGCCCGGTGGCGCCGAACTCGTCCACCTCAGACAGGGCGCGGCCAAGCGGGACGGCGGCGAGAGCCTGCCCAAGGTGCAGACGCAGGAGCCGCCGGCGGGGGAGTGGGTCGGCGAGCTGCTGGCCACCGCCGCAGGAAAGGTCCTCGACGAACGGTTCACCCCCACCACCGGCCAGCACTGCACCCACTGCGCCTTCCGCGCCTCCTGCAGCGCGCGCCCCGAGGGCCGGCACGTGGTCGAATGACCCGCCCACCGGCCGGGTGACGTACGGCACCACCCGCGCTGACCTGCGCATCCGCCGCCCGGCCGGTCGAGCCGTGCCCGACTGTCAGTGCCCGCCACTAGCCTGTGACGACATGCCCGCCCGTATCAGCGACCCCGAGCAGCTCAAAGAGCTCCTCGGCATCCCCTTCACCCCGGAGCAGACGGCCTGCATCATCGCGCCGCCCGCCCCGCAGGTCATCGTGGCCGGAGCCGGGTCGGGCAAGACCACCGTCATGGCCGCCCGGGTCGTCTGGCTGGTCGGCACCGGCCAGGTCGCCCCCGAACAGGTCCTCGGCCTGACCTTCACGAACAAGGCGGCCGGTGAGCTCGCCGAACGCGTCCGCAAGGCCCTGATCAAGGCCGGCGTCACCGACCCCGACGTCATCGACCCGGACGACCCGCCCGGCGAGCCGGTCATCTCGACCTACCACGCCTTCGCCGGCCGCCTGCTGACCGACCACGGCCTGCGCATCGGCCTCGAACCCAGCTCCCGGCTCCTCGCCGACGCCACCCGCTATCAGCTCGCCGCACGCGTCCTGCGCGAGGCCCCCGGCCCCTACCCGGCCCTGACCCGCTCCTTCGCCGACCTGGTCAGCGACCTGCTCGCCCTCGACTCCGAACTCGCCGAACACCTCGTGGACCCCGCGCGGCTGCGCGCCTGGGACGCGGACCTGCTGCAGGAGCTGGAGAGCACCAAGCTCACCAACGCCGACCTGCGCAAGGTCCCCGACACCGCCGCCGCCCGCCGCGAACTCACCGACCTCGTCGAGCGCTACCGGACCGCCAAACGCCAGCGCGACCTCCTCGACTTCGGCGACCAGATCGCCCTGTCCGCCCGCCTCGCCGGCGTCCCCGAAGTGGGCCGGCAGCTGCGCGAGGAGTTCCGCGTGGTGCTCCTGGACGAGTACCAGGACACCTCCGTCGCCCAGCGCGTCCTGCTCTCCGGCCTCTTCGGCGGCGGCACCGGCCACCCCGTCACCGCCGTCGGCGACCCCTGCCAGGCCATCTACGGATGGCGCGGCGCCTCCGTCGCCAACCTGGACGACTTCCCCGACCACTTCGCCCGCACCGACGGCCGGCCCGCCACCCGGCAGTCGCTCAGCGAGAACCGCCGCAGCGGCGGCCGCCTCCTCGACCTCGCCAACGGCCTCGCCGAGCCGCTGCGCGCCATGCACGCGGGCGTGGAAGCCCTGCGCCCCGCCCCCGGGGCCGAACGCGACGGCACGGTCCGCTGCGCCCTGCTGCCCACCCACGCCGAGGAGATCGACTGGATCGCCGACTCCCTCGCCCATCTCGTGCGCACCGGCACCGCCCCCGCCGAGATCGCCGTCCTGTGCCGCACGGCCGGCGACTTCGCCGAGATCCAGGGCGCACTCGTCGCCCGCGACGTCCCCGTGGAGGTCGTCGGCCTCTCCGGGCTGCTGCACCTGCCCGAGATCGCCGACCTCGTCGCCGTCTGCGAAGTCCTCCAGGACCCCGCGGCCAACGCCTCCCTGGTCCGCCTGCTGACCGGCCCGCGCTGGCGCATCGGCCCCCGCGACCTCGCCCTCCTGGGCCGCCGCGCCCGCCTGCTGGTCGCCCACGCACGCGTGGACGACACCGAGGACCCCGACCGCCGGCTCGCCGAGGCCGTCGAGGGAGTCGACCCGTCCGAGGTGATATCGCTCGCGGACGCCCTCGACACCTTCCTCGAATCGCCCCTGAACGACGACGAGGGCGACGCCGACGGACTGCCGTTCTCCCCGGACGCGCGCGTACGCTTCGCCCGCCTCGCCGCCGAACTGCGCGACCTGCGGCGCTCCCTGGCCGACCCGCTGATGGACGTCCTGCACCGCGTCCTCGCCGTCACCGGCCTCGAGGTCGAGCTGTCGGCGTCCCCGCACGCGCTCGCCGCCCGCCGCCGCGAGACCCTGTCCAACTTCCTCGACATCGCCGCATCCTTCGCCGCCGGCGACGGCGAGGCCACCCTGCTCGCCTTCCTCGGGTTCCTGCGCACCGCCGCCCAGTACGAGAAGGGCCTCGACAACGCCCTGCCCGGCGGCGAGAACACCGTCAAGGTGCTCACCGCGCACAAGTCCAAGGGCCTGGAGTGGGACGTCGTCGCCGTCCCCGGCCTGGTGACCGGCACCTTCCCCAGCGCCCAGGGCCGGGAGAAGTGGACCGCGCAGGCCAAGGTGCTGCCGCACGCCCTGCGCGGCGACACCGCCACCCTGCCCGACATCGACTCCTGGGACTCCCGCGGCATGAAGGCCTTCCACGAGGCCATGAAGGAGCACCAGCACACCGAGGAGCTGCGCCTCGGCTACGTCACCTTCACCCGCCCCCGCTCCCTCCTGCTCGGCTCCGGCCACTGGTGGGGACCCAGCCAGAAGAAGCCGCGCGGCCCCTCCGACTTCCTCCAGGCCCTGTACGACCACTGCGCCGCCGGGTACGGCGAGATCGAGGCGTGGGCCGACGAGCCCGCCGAGGACGAGGAGAACCCGGCCCTGCACACGGCCACCGCCGACCAGGTGTGGCCGCTCCCCCTGGACGACGCGGCCCTCGCCCGCCGCCGCGCGGCGGCCGAGACCGTCCTCACCCACCTCGACGCCCTCGCCGCCCACCAGGACGCCCCGGCGCCCGCCACGCACGACCCGGCCGCCTTCGACGACCCGGACTGGCCGGCCCCGACGGACGAGGACCAGCCCTACGGCGAGGAGTTCCCCTACGACGACGAGCCGTACTCCGACGACCCGTACGACGACCCGTTCGCCGACGGTGGCCCGTTCGGAGACGACCACGACAGCGCCCCGGTCGGTGACTCGTCCGGCGACCCCCGCGGAAGCGACCTGTACGAAGGCGGCGTCCCGACCGTCCCGCACCAGGCGCCCTCCCCGGCCGGGCACCCCGGCGGCGGACACGCCCCCCGCCCGGCGCCCCGGCTCCCCTCGCCCCTCACCCCCGAGGAGGCGCGCGCCATCGCCTCCTGGGACCGCGACCTCGACGCCCTCACCGGCGAACTGCTGCGCGCCCGGCGCAGCACCACCGACGTACCCCTGCCGGCCTCGCTCACCGCGTCCCAGCTGATGCGCCTGGCCGAGGACCCGGACGGGCTCGCGCAGGAACTCGCACGCCCCATGCCGCGCCCCCCGCAGCCCGCCGCGCGTCGGGGCACCCGCTTCCACGCCTGGGTGGAGACACGCTTCGAGGAACTGACGCTCCCCATGCTGGAGCCCGACGAGCTGCCCGGCACCGACGCCGAGATCGCCGACGAACGTGACCTCGAAGCCCTCAAGGAAGCCTTCGAACGCACCGAGTACGCCCGCCGCACCCCGTACCGGATCGAGACGCCCTTCCAGCTCACGCTCGCCGGCCGGGTCGTGCGGGGGCGGATCGACGCCGTCTACCGCAACGGCGACGGACCGACGGCGACCTACGAGATCGTCGACTGGAAGACCAGCCGCACCCGCGCCGCCGACCCCCTCCAGCTCGCCGTCTACCGCCTGGCCTGGGCCGAGCAGCAGGGCGTCCCGCTCCACGCGGTCACCGCCGCGTTCCTCTACGTGCGCGGCGGCGAGGTCGTCCGTCCCACGGGCCTGCCCGACCGGCCCGCTCTGGAGCGGCTGCTCACCGGTGACGCCCCCGACGACACCGACACGGCACACCAGGCCTCACAAGTGTGACGAATCACCCTCCCAAGTGTGACGAACCGCCCGCCGAGGATGCCGGTGCGGGCCGATAGGCTCGTGAGTATGAGCCAGACCCCGGACAGCGCCGTCCGCACGTACATCGACCGGCACCGCGCCGCCTTCCTCGACGACCTCACCGCCTGGCTCCGCATCCCCTCCGTGTCGGCCCAGCCCGACCACGGGCCCGACGTACGCGACAGCGCCGACTGGCTCGCCGCCAAGCTCAGGGAGACCGGCTTCCCGACGGCCGAGGTCTGGCCGACCGCGGGCGCCCCCGCCGTCTTCGCCGAGTGGCCCTCGGGCGACCCCGAGGCGCCCACGGTCCTCGTCTACGGCCACCACGACGTCCAGCCCGCCGCCCGTGAGGACGGCTGGGACAGCGACCCCTTCGAGCCCGTCGTACGCGGCAACCGCCTCTACGCGCGCGGGGCGGCCGACGACAAGGGCCAGGTGTTCTTCCACACCCTGGGCGTCCGCGCCCACCTCGCCGCCACCGGGCGCACCGCCCCCGCGGTCAACCTGAAGCTGCTGATCGAGGGCGAGGAGGAGTCCGGCTCCCCGCACTTCCGGGCCCTCGTCGAGGAGCACGCCGGCCGGCTCACCGCCGACGCCGTGATCGTCTCCGACACCGGCATGTGGTCCGAGGACACCCCGACCGTCTGCACCGGCATGCGCGGCCTCGCCGAGTGCGAGATCCGCCTCCACGGCCCCGACCAGGACATCCACTCCGGCTCCTTCGGCGGCGCCGTCCCCAACCCCGCCACCGCGGCCGCCCGCCTGGTGGCCGCCCTGCACGACGAGCACGCACGCGTGGCCGTCCCCGGCTTCTACGACGGCATCGTCGAGCTGACCGACCGCGAGCGCGAGCTGTTCGCCGAGCTGCCGTTCGACGAGCCCCAGTGGCTGCGCACCGCCAAGTCGCGCGCCACCCACGGCGAGGCAGGGCACACCACCCTGGAGCGCATCTGGGCCCGCCCGACCGCCGAGGTCAACGGCATCGGCGGCGGCTACCAGGGCCCCGGCAGCAAGACGATCATCCCCTCCTCGGCCATGGTCAAGCTGTCCTTCCGGCTGGTCGCCGGCCAGGACCCGGACCACATCGAGAAGGCCGTCCGCGCCTGGGCCGCCGACCGGCTGCCTGCCGGCATCACGCACGAGATCAGCTTCGGCTCCGCCACCCGCCCCTGTCTGACCCCGCTCGACCACCCCGCGCTGCAGTCCGTGGCCCGTGCCATGGGCCGCGCCTTCCAGAGCCCGGTCCGCTTCACCCGCGAGGGCGGCTCCGGCCCCGCCGCCGACCTCCAGGAGGTCCTGGGAGCCCCCGTCCTCTTCCTCGGCATCTCCGTCCCGTCCGACGGCTGGCACGCCCCGAACGAGAAGGTCGAGCTCGACCTCCTCCTCAAGGGCGTCGAGACCAGCGCCTACCTGTGGGGCGACCTCGCCGAGAACTGGCGTCACGCCCCCTGACCCGAGGGCGCCGTACGGGACGGCACCACGCGCGGGGCACACCGGGACAACCGCCCGCCCCGCACGGCCCCCTCCCGCCCGGCTGCCCCACCGCCCCACCGCCCGCCGCACCGCCCGACCAGACGAACCGTTCCACTGGGGGAGTTGGAAGCACCCGTGACCATCCGGACCGACCACACCGCCGACCGACCCATCTCGCTGACCGCCCCGAGCGGCATCGACCGCGCCGCCCACCACCGGCTCGACGAGGCCTGGCTCGCCGCGGCGTGGAGCCACCCCACGACCCGCTGCTTCGTGGTCTCCGGCGGCCAGGTACTCATCGACGAGACGCCCGACGGCCGCACCGAACTCGTCATGACCCCCTCCTTCGAGGCGCCGCTCACCGAGGCCCACCGGTACTTCCTCGGCACCGACGACGACGGCGTCAGCTACTTCGCGCTGCAGAAGGACGCCCTGCCCGGCCGCATCGACCAGTCCGCGCGCCCCGCCGGCCTGCGCGAGGCCGGACTGCTGCTGTCACCCCGTGACGCGGGCCTCATGGTGCACGCCGTGGGCCTGGAGAACTGGCAGCGCACCCACCGCTTCTGCTCCCGCTGCGGCGAGCGCACCGTCATCGCCGCGGCCGGCCACATCCGCCGCTGCCCCGCGTGCGGCGCCGAGCACTACCCGCGCACCGACCCCGCCGTGATCATGGCCATCACCGACGTGGACGACCGCATCCTGCTCGGCCGCCAGGTCCACTGGCCCGAAGGCCGCTTCTCCACCCTCGCCGGCTTCGTCGAGCCCGGCGAGTCCATCGAGCAGGCCGTGCGCCGCGAGGCCTTCGAGGAGGCCGGTGTCACCGTCGGTCCGGTCGAGTACGTGGCCAGCCAGCCCTGGCCCTTCCCCTCCAGCCTCATGCTGGGCTTCATGGCCCACGCCACCACCACCGACATCACCGTCGACGGCGACGAGATCCACGAGGCCCGCTGGTTCTCCCGCGAGGAGCTGCACGCGGCCTTCGAGTCCGGCGAGGTCCAGCCGCCCTACGGCATCTCCATCGCCGCCCGCCTGATCGAGAAGTGGTACGGCAGGCCCCTGCCGACGAGAAGCGTCATCTGAGCCCGGGCCGGCGGGAGAGCCGCGGAAGAGGACACGACGAAGCGGCCGCCGGGGCACCCAGCCCCGGCGGCCGCTTCTCCCGCAAGCTCCGGCCGACCCGCCTACGCGGCGACCTTCTGCTTCACCTGGGCCAGCGACGGGTTCGTCAGCGTCGAACCGTCGGCGAACAGCACGGTCGGGACCGTCTGGTTTCCGCCGTTGGCCTTCTCGACGAAGGCGGCGGACTCCGGGTCCTGCTCGATGTTGATCTCGGTGTACGCGATGCCCTCGCGGTCCATCTGGCTCTTCAGCCGACGGCAGTAGCCACACCAAGTCGTGCTGTACATCGTCACAGTGCCCTGCATGTCTCTCGCGCTCCTCAGGCTGCTCGGGGAAGTCCTCCGAGCAGCACAACACGGACCGGACCCACGACATTCCCTCCTGGGGTATCGGAGGCGCCGCAGGAGCCCCGCCGGCCTTCCGGGCGCGGCCGTGACGCGCGCCCCACAACAATCCTCGGGTCATACGACCGCAGGCCCCCGCCTGTGGACAACCGGCGCAGCAGTCCCGGACGACCTGGCAGCATGGCCATGTGACACCAGCAACGCACTCCCCCCTCTTCCCGCAGGCCCCCGACTCGGCCGACGCGGTGCTCGAAGGGCTCGACCCCGAGCAGCGCGAGGTCGCCACCGCGCTGCACGGCCCGGTGTGCGTGCTGGCCGGAGCGGGAACCGGCAAGACCCGCGCCATCACCCACCGCATCGCCTACGGAGTGCGCGCCGGGATCCTCCAGCCGTCGACCGTCCTCGCCGTCACCTTCACCAACCGCGCCGCCGGCGAGATGCGCGGCCGCCTGCGCCAGCTCGGCGCCCAGGGCGTCCAGGCCCGCACCTTCCACTCCGCCGCGCTCCGCCAGCTCCAGTACTTCTGGCCGAAAGCGGTCGGTGGCTCCATGCCCCGGCTCGTCGACCGCAAGATCCAGCTCGTCGCCGAGGCCGCCGCCACGCGCAACCTCCGCCTCGACCGCGGCGAGCTGCGCGACACCACCGCCGAGATCGAATGGGCCAAGGTCACCCAGACCGTCCCCGCCGACTACCCGTACGCGGCCGCGAAGGCCGGCCGGGAAACCCCCCGGGACCCCGCCGAGATCGCCCACCTCTACGCCGCCTACGAGAACCTCAAGCGCGACCGCGCCGTCATCGACTTCGAGGACGTCCTGCTGCTCACCGTGGCCGTCCTCCAGGACCGCCACGACATCGCCGACCAGGTACGTGCCCAGTACCAGCACTTCGTCGTCGACGAGTACCAGGACGTCAGCCCGCTCCAGCAGCGGCTCCTCGAACTGTGGCTCGGCGAGCGCGACAGCCTGTGCGTCGTCGGCGACGCCAGCCAGACGATCTACTCGTTCACCGGAGCAACGCCCGACCACCTCCTCGACTTCCGCGTCCGCCACCCGGGCGCCACCGTCGTCAAACTGGTCCGCGACTACCGCTCCACCCCCCAGGTCGTCCGCCTCGCCAACGGCCTGCTCACCCAGGCCAGCGGCCGCGCCGCCGACCACCGGCTGGAACTCGTCTCCCAGCGCCCGCCCGGCCCCGACCCCGTCTTCACCGAGTACACGGACGAACCCGCCGAGGCCGAAGGCGCCGCCCGCCGCATCCGCGAACTCGTCGACGCCGGGACCCCCGCCGCCGAGATCGCGATCCTCTTCCGCACCAACTCCCAGTCCGAGACCTACGAGCAGGCCCTCGCCGACGCCGGGGTGCCCTACCAGCTCCGCGGCGCCGAACGCTTCTTCGACCGCCCGGAGGTCCGCAAGGCGGGCATCGCCCTGCGCGGCGCGGCCCGCTTCGGCGGTAACGACTCCCTCCTCGACGACGTCGTCGACCTGCCCTCACAGGTACGCGCCGTGCTCTCCGGAGAGGGCTGGACCACCGAGCCGCCCGCCGGTTCCGGCGCCGCCCGGGAACGCTGGGAATCCCTGGCCGCGCTCGTCAACCTCGCCCACGACTTCGCCGCCGCCCACCCGGGAGCCACCCTCGGCGACCTCGTGGCGGAACTCGACGAGCGGGCCAACGCCCAGCACGCCCCCACCGTCCAGGGCGTCACCCTCGCCTCCCTGCACGCCGCCAAGGGCCTCGAGTGGGACGTCGTCTTCCTCGTCGGCGTCGCCGACGGCATGATGCCCATCACCTACGCCAAGACGGACGAACAGATCGAGGAGGAACGCCGGCTCCTCTACGTCGGCGTCACCCGCGCCAGGGAACGGCTCCACCTCTCCTGGTCCCTGTCCCGCGCACCGGGCGGCCGCCCCAACCGCAGGCCGAGCCCCTTCCTCGACGGCCTGCGCCCCGGCTCCGCCACCACCGCGGGCCGCACCGGACCTGCGGCCGCCGGAGGCATCGAACGCGGCACCCTCGCACCGGCCGCCGCCGCCCCCCGCCGCAGACAGCGCACCCCCGCCCGCTGCCGCGTCTGCGGCCGCAGCCTCACCGACGCCGGCGAGATGAAGCTGATGCGCTGTGCGGACTGCCCCTCCGACATGGACGAAGGCCTCTACGAACGGCTCCGCGCCTGGCGCGCCGTCCAGGCGCGGCGGAGCGGGCAGCCGGACTTCTGCGTCTTCACCGACCGCACCCTGATGGCCATCGCCGAAGCCCAGCCCGACACCACCGCCGAACTCTCCCGCATCCCGGGCGTCCTCAGCCGCAAGCTGCAACGCCACGGAGCCGACATTCTGGCCATCTGCGCAGGCCAGGACATCGCGCGGGACGACGAAGAAGACTGACGCCAACTCGTCGAAAAAATAGTTTGCGCATGCCCCAGCGATCCCCATAGGTTCTAGACACGGAAACGGCGGCCTTCTCGAAGGCGCCGATTCCGTGTTGTACTTGCATATCCGAACGGACCGGCTCACCCCGGTCCCCAAGACGCCGAGAGGAGGCGAGTCCAGTGATCAGCATCAACACCAGCTTCATCAGCGCGGCCAAAATGACCGATCGCCCGACCGTCTCCACGTGCATGCTCGGCGCCTCGAACCAGGGCACCGGTCTGTCCGGCATTCGTGCCGTCCGTCCGGCGTCCTCCGTGTCTCTGGCGGGTCTTCCCGTCCGTGAGCGCAATGAGCGACCGACCAAGGCACTGGAAGCGGTAGAGGCACAGGCACATGCCTATGCCTTCGCGGCCGGTGCCGGATTCCGGAAGCAGACGACGCAGCACCACCTGATGTGGGCCTTCCGTGGGCCAGAACCCTGGAGTGATCCAGCCTGATCGTCGATCAGGCCGGCGCCTTCAGGGCCGCGGAACCCCATCCGGGATCCGCGGCCCTTCTGTTTGCCCCAACGGGCACGACAGACCGAAGGGGCCTCGGGACAAGAAAAGAACCCGGTACCAAGCCGCACCCGGTCAACCGGCCGGAACGACCAGACGAGGAAGACCGACCGTGCAACTCGAAGCGCACGCCCCGTCCGTACCGCCTTCACGAACGATCCCCCCGCCCGGCCTCACGGAGGACTCCACCTTGACCCCCCTCACCGCGCTCACCGCGCTCGACGACGCCATCGAGAACCTCGGCGTACCCGTCCCCTGCCGCTCCTACGACCCGGAGGTCTTCTTCGCCGAGTCGCCGGCCGACGTCGAGTACGCCAAGTCCCTCTGCCGCACCTGCCCGTTGATGGAGGCCTGCCTCGCCGGCGCCAAGGAGCGGCGTGAGCCCTGGGGCGTCTGGGGTGGCGAACTGTTCGTCCAGGGCGTCGTCGTCGCCCGGAAGCGGCCCCGTGGCCGCCCGCGGAAGAACCCGGTCACGGCATGAACACCGCAGGAACGATCGACCGTCCCCTCACGCACGACCCCAAGAAGCAGGCCTCGATGAAGCCGTCCACCAGCGAGCCCGCAGGCTCCGCGACCACAGACTCCCGCACCACCAGCGGCGCGACCGGCTCGCGTCAGAACAGGACCCGAGAGATGCAACTCATTCAAGAAGCCCTGGCCCGTGCGCATATGCACGAGCGCCTGCACGAGGCCGAGCGGGAACACCGGGCGATCCGCCTGGCGACCGCCCGCCGCATGCAGCGCCGGGCGGAGCGCGCCTCGATGCGTGCCCGCCGGGCGCTCGCCATGGCCGTCATGCAGTAACGATCACACCTGAGAAGCGGTGGCCTCCCGGCCCAGGGAGGCGAAGACTCCACGCGGGGGCCGGTCCGGCCGAACGGACCGGCCCCCGCGGTGCGTTGTGCGGCGGCTCCCCGGCCGGGGAGCCGCCGGCGGGGTGACGCGTCGGGGGATCACGCCTCCGCGGCCTGCTCCTCCTCGCCCGGCTCGCCGTCCTCCGACCCGAGGCCCGGCTCGTCCTCGGCGGCGAAGCCGGGCAGCCAGTCCTCGAGCTCGTCGCGCAGCCGCACCGTGGCCCCGAGCTGGCACAGCACGCCGATGGTGCTGAGCGTCACCCGGTGTATCAGCAGGTAGGCCGGCGGCAGGTTGAGCCGCTTGCCCAGCTGGTACGCGGGGGAGCGGGGGTCGGCGACACGGGCGGCCTGGCCGCGCATCCACGAGCGGGTGAAGGTGAACGACTCGACCCGGGCCGGCTCGATGATCGGCAGCAGGTAGTCGAGGACGGCGTCCGGGTCCAGCTCTATGGACTCCTTGACGAAGCCCTCCTCGCACAACAGCTCGTAGACCGTCTCCGCCTCGCCGTCCAGGGTCATCCGCAGGGAGATGCCGATCGGTGCGGGCAGCCCGCCCGGGAGCCGGTCGACCGTGCCGAAGTCCAGGACGCCCAGCCGCCAGTCGCCCTCGTCCTCCGGGTCGCCCGGCAGCAGCCGGAAGTTGCCCGGGTGCGGGTCGGCGTGCAGCAGGCCGGTGCGCGCCGGCCCCGAGAAGAGGAAGCGGGCCAGCAGCTGTCCGGCGCGGTCGCGCTGCTCCTGGGTGCCGTCGGTGATGATCTCGGAGAGCGGGATGCCGTCGATCCACTCCGTGACCAGGACCTGCTCGCACTGGTGCACCACGGCCGGGACCACGACGTCCGGGTCGTCGGCGAACTCCGCCGCGTGAGCGGCCTGGGCCTCGGCCTCCAGGGCGTAGTCCAGCTCCTCGGAGACGCGGTCCCGCATCTCCGCGATCAGCGGCTTGATGTCCATGCCCGGAATGAGCGGGCCCAGCAGCCGGGCGAAGCGGCTGAGCTGGCTCAGGTCGGACAGCAGCGCCTCGCCGGCGCCCGGGTACTGGACCTTGACGGCGACCTCGCGGCCGTCGTGCCACACGGCCCGGTGGACCTGGCCGATGGAGGCCGCGGCCGCCGGCTTGTCCTCGAACTCCTCGAAGAGGTCGCGCCAGTCCGCTCCCAGCCGTTCCTCCAGCACCGCGTGGACCGTGCGGGTCGGCATGGGGGGAGCCGCTTCCTGGAGCTTGGTCAGCGCCGCGCGGTAGGGACCGGCGACCTCCTCGGGCAGCGCCGACTCGAAGACGGACAGGGCCTGCCCGAACTTCATGGCGCCGCCCTTGAGCTCACCGAGCACCTTGAAGAGCTGCTCCGCCGTGCGCTGTTGCAGCTCCCGGCCGACGATCTCCGCGGAC
Above is a genomic segment from Streptomyces collinus Tu 365 containing:
- a CDS encoding mycoredoxin gives rise to the protein MQGTVTMYSTTWCGYCRRLKSQMDREGIAYTEINIEQDPESAAFVEKANGGNQTVPTVLFADGSTLTNPSLAQVKQKVAA
- a CDS encoding dipeptidase, yielding MSQTPDSAVRTYIDRHRAAFLDDLTAWLRIPSVSAQPDHGPDVRDSADWLAAKLRETGFPTAEVWPTAGAPAVFAEWPSGDPEAPTVLVYGHHDVQPAAREDGWDSDPFEPVVRGNRLYARGAADDKGQVFFHTLGVRAHLAATGRTAPAVNLKLLIEGEEESGSPHFRALVEEHAGRLTADAVIVSDTGMWSEDTPTVCTGMRGLAECEIRLHGPDQDIHSGSFGGAVPNPATAAARLVAALHDEHARVAVPGFYDGIVELTDRERELFAELPFDEPQWLRTAKSRATHGEAGHTTLERIWARPTAEVNGIGGGYQGPGSKTIIPSSAMVKLSFRLVAGQDPDHIEKAVRAWAADRLPAGITHEISFGSATRPCLTPLDHPALQSVARAMGRAFQSPVRFTREGGSGPAADLQEVLGAPVLFLGISVPSDGWHAPNEKVELDLLLKGVETSAYLWGDLAENWRHAP
- the nudC gene encoding NAD(+) diphosphatase; translated protein: MTIRTDHTADRPISLTAPSGIDRAAHHRLDEAWLAAAWSHPTTRCFVVSGGQVLIDETPDGRTELVMTPSFEAPLTEAHRYFLGTDDDGVSYFALQKDALPGRIDQSARPAGLREAGLLLSPRDAGLMVHAVGLENWQRTHRFCSRCGERTVIAAAGHIRRCPACGAEHYPRTDPAVIMAITDVDDRILLGRQVHWPEGRFSTLAGFVEPGESIEQAVRREAFEEAGVTVGPVEYVASQPWPFPSSLMLGFMAHATTTDITVDGDEIHEARWFSREELHAAFESGEVQPPYGISIAARLIEKWYGRPLPTRSVI
- a CDS encoding ATP-dependent DNA helicase, which codes for MPARISDPEQLKELLGIPFTPEQTACIIAPPAPQVIVAGAGSGKTTVMAARVVWLVGTGQVAPEQVLGLTFTNKAAGELAERVRKALIKAGVTDPDVIDPDDPPGEPVISTYHAFAGRLLTDHGLRIGLEPSSRLLADATRYQLAARVLREAPGPYPALTRSFADLVSDLLALDSELAEHLVDPARLRAWDADLLQELESTKLTNADLRKVPDTAAARRELTDLVERYRTAKRQRDLLDFGDQIALSARLAGVPEVGRQLREEFRVVLLDEYQDTSVAQRVLLSGLFGGGTGHPVTAVGDPCQAIYGWRGASVANLDDFPDHFARTDGRPATRQSLSENRRSGGRLLDLANGLAEPLRAMHAGVEALRPAPGAERDGTVRCALLPTHAEEIDWIADSLAHLVRTGTAPAEIAVLCRTAGDFAEIQGALVARDVPVEVVGLSGLLHLPEIADLVAVCEVLQDPAANASLVRLLTGPRWRIGPRDLALLGRRARLLVAHARVDDTEDPDRRLAEAVEGVDPSEVISLADALDTFLESPLNDDEGDADGLPFSPDARVRFARLAAELRDLRRSLADPLMDVLHRVLAVTGLEVELSASPHALAARRRETLSNFLDIAASFAAGDGEATLLAFLGFLRTAAQYEKGLDNALPGGENTVKVLTAHKSKGLEWDVVAVPGLVTGTFPSAQGREKWTAQAKVLPHALRGDTATLPDIDSWDSRGMKAFHEAMKEHQHTEELRLGYVTFTRPRSLLLGSGHWWGPSQKKPRGPSDFLQALYDHCAAGYGEIEAWADEPAEDEENPALHTATADQVWPLPLDDAALARRRAAAETVLTHLDALAAHQDAPAPATHDPAAFDDPDWPAPTDEDQPYGEEFPYDDEPYSDDPYDDPFADGGPFGDDHDSAPVGDSSGDPRGSDLYEGGVPTVPHQAPSPAGHPGGGHAPRPAPRLPSPLTPEEARAIASWDRDLDALTGELLRARRSTTDVPLPASLTASQLMRLAEDPDGLAQELARPMPRPPQPAARRGTRFHAWVETRFEELTLPMLEPDELPGTDAEIADERDLEALKEAFERTEYARRTPYRIETPFQLTLAGRVVRGRIDAVYRNGDGPTATYEIVDWKTSRTRAADPLQLAVYRLAWAEQQGVPLHAVTAAFLYVRGGEVVRPTGLPDRPALERLLTGDAPDDTDTAHQASQV